The region TGAGGTTCCGGCGGTGTTCGAACGGATGATGGTGCGGGGTGGGGTGGGGATGGATATCAAGACTGCGGTGTATCCGGTGTCGCGTGGGGAGGCTGCTTGATGGAGGCGACGGTGTTCGATCTGACGGGGGCTCCTGCGGAGTATGCGATGCCTGCGGTGCGGCCAACGCTTGAAGAGGCGCAGGCCTGGTGCAGGCATCTGGCTACGAGTCATTATGAGAACTTTCATGTGGCTACGTGGTTTCTGCCGAAGCGGATCAGGCCATACTTTGAGAGCATCTATGCGTTCAGCCGGACGGCCGATGACCTGGGGGATGAGGTTGCGGATAAGGACACGGCAACGCGGCTGTTGACGACTTGGGAGCAGATGCTGGATGAGTGCTATGAGGCTCCGGAGCGGAGCGTGCATCCGGTGTTCGTGGCGCTGCGGAAGACGATCGATGAGACGCAGGTGCCGAAGCAGTTGTTTGCGGATCTGATCCATGCGTTTCTGCAGGATCAGTTGATGACGCATTATGAGTCGATGGAAGGGCTGCTGGGCTACTCGAAGCTGAGCGCGAATCCGGTGGGGCGGCTGGTGCTTTGGGTTTCGGGCTATCACGATGAGGAACGGGCGCTGCTGTCAGACAAGGTTTGTACGGCGCTGCAACTGATCAATTTCTGGCAGGATGTGGTGGAGGATTGGGAGCGCGGGCGGAGGTATCTGCCGATCGCAGAGATGCAGCGGTTTGGGGTGGTGGATTGCCTGATCGCGGAGCGGCGGTTTACGCCGGAGTTTGCGGCGATGATGACTTATCTGGCGGGGTATGCGGGAGAGATGCTGAAGCAGGGTGGAGCGGTGAGTGGGACGGTGGATCGTGAGCTTGGTGTGACGCTGAAGCTGTTTGTAAAGGGCGGCGAGGCTGCGCTGGGGGGGATCGTGGCGCAGGGGTATGACGTGCTGCGGGCTCGGCCTTCTGTGAGCAAGATGACGAAGATGAAGCTGCTGGGTGGGGCGCTGGCCGGGAAGCTGGCGGGTGCGGTGTTTGGGGCGGGGACGCGCGGATGATCGCTGCAAATGTAGCTGAGGCTTATGCGTTTTGCCGGGGCGTGGCGAAGCGGGAAGCGAAGAACTTTTACTGGTCGTTCCGCGTGCTGCCGAAGGCGAAGAGCGATGCGATGTGCGCGGTGTATGCGTTTATGCGGCGGGCGGATGATATCGCTGACGATGAGACGATGCCGGTGGCGCAGCGGCGGGTGGTGATGGCGGAGTGGCTGGCGGCCTGGCGGCTGGTGCGGGAGACGGGGGCTGGTGACGATCCGGTGTTTGTGGCGCTGGGGGATGCGCAGCGGCGGTTTGGGATTGGGGATGAGCTGCTGGAGGACCTGGTGCGGGGGACCAGTATGGATCTCGAAGAAGGGCAGGGGGCCGCGGGTGGAGCGGTGAAGCTGGGGGATGGGCTCGAAGGGTACGAGACGTTTGAGGATCTTTACCGGTACTGCTATCTGGTGGCTTCGGTGGTGGGGCTGGTTTGTATCAAGATCTTTGGGTATCGCGATGCTCGTGCGGAGTTGCTGGCGGAGCGGACCGGGGTGGCGTTTCAGTTGACGAACATCCTTAGGGATGTGAAGGAGGATGTGGAACGGGGGCGGGTGTATCTGCCGCAGTCGCTGCTGGGCGAGTTCCAGGTGAGCAATGGGGATGTGGTCGCGCTGGCTGGGGGGAGGGAGATGAGGCCGAATGACCGGGCTATGATCTCGGCGCTTTCGGTGCAGGCGTGGGAGTACTATGCTTCGGCGAGAGAGTTGCTGCCGCTGATCGATAAGGACAGCCGGGCTGCGCTTTGGGTGCTGGTGGAGATCTATAGCCGGCTGCTGCAGAAGATCGATGCGCGGCATGGGGATGTGTTTTCCAAGCGGGTGAGCGTGCCTACGGGGGAGAAGATGATGGCTCTGGTGCGGGGGGCGGGGATGGCTGCTCGGAACCGGATATGAAGCCTGATGTGGTGGTGGTTGGGGCGGGGCTGGCGGGGTTGGCGGCGGCTACGGCTCTGGCTGAGGATGGGGCTTCGGTTGCGGTGATCGAGCGGCGGCCGGAGGTTGGGGGACGGGTTTATTCGTATGAGCATCCGGCGCTGGGGGAGGTGCTGGACTCGCAGCATGTGCTGCTGGGGTGCTGTACGAATCTGGTGGATCTTTGTGACTGGTGCGGGTCCGGAGAGCTGATTCGGTGGTATGACGAGCTTACTTTTCTGGAGACGAATGGGAACAAGAGTGTAATGAAGCCGGGGATTTTGCCTGCGCCGAGCCACCAGACTTTGAGTTTTTTGCGGGCTCCTATGTTGGGGGTGAAGGATAAGGTGGGGATCGCGCGGGGGCTGATGGAGTTTCTGCGGGGGTATCCGGAGGGGGATGAGGAGAGCTTTGCTACGTGGCTGGTGAGGACCGGCCAGACGGAGCGGGCTAAGCGGCATTTTTGGGAGCCGGTGGTGGTGGGGGCGCTGAATGATGGGTTTGAGCAGTGCTCGACGAAGTATGCGGGGAAGGTGTTTCATGAGACTTTTTTGAAGTCGGCGGAGGGGGGACGGCTGGGGATTCCGAAGGTGCCGCTGACGGAGTTTCTTGCGCCGATCAGGAGGAAGGCTGAGGAGTTGGGAGTGGAGTTTGTGAAGGCCTCGGTGGAGGAGCTTTTGCAAGTTGACGGTGGGTGGGTGGTAAAGGGTGGGGAGGTCGAGGTCGAGGCCTATGCGGTGGTGGTGGCGACGAATTTTAAGGAGGCTCGGAAGCTGGTGCCGGGGATGGCGGATGGGCCGTTTGTTTCGGCTCCGATTACGACTGTTCATCTTTGGTATGACCGGGATGTGACGGGGCTGGATCATGCGGTGCTGCTGGATACTCGGATTCAGTGGGTGTTTGCGAAGTCGCGGATACGCGGGTGGACGGAGGGGTGCTATCTGGAGTTGACGATCAGTGCTTCATGGGCGGAGCTGGGGATGGGGCGGGAGGAGATCCTCTCGAGCGCGCTGCGGGAGTTGGAGATTTTCTTTCCTGCTGTGCGGGGGGCTAGGCTGCTGAAGAGTGGGGTGCTGAAGGAGGCTCGGGCTACGTTTTCTGTTACTCCGGGGTTGGATAAATTTCGGCCGGAGCAGAGGACGGAATGGCCGGGGCTTTATCTGGCGGGGGATTGGACGCGGACGGAGTGGCCTTCGACGATGGAAGGGGCGGTGCGGAGTGGAAGGCTGGCTGCGGGGGCTCTGCGGGGGGAGTTGCTGCGGTATATGTCGCCGGAGTTGGCTGCGGGTGGGTTGATGAAGTGGCTTAGTACTAGCCGGCCGGCTTTGTCTCGGGCGTAGGCGAAGGGCTTACCACGGATAAAGGGGGAAAGACGGATCAAAACAGGATTGCGTCTGCTGGTCTCGCTCATCCTTGGCGAACAGATTGAGTTGATAAGGATTGATAAAAGCGATCAAGGCTGATTTTTGGATTTGGGTGGGTTGATGAGTGTTTGAGTACTAGCCGACCGGCTTTGTCGTGGGGGTAGAGGCGGGGTAGAGCAAGGCGTAACGGGGAAAAGACGGATACGAGCGGGATAAGGTTGGGGTTTGCTAGAGCAAGAGCCAAAGCTACAGCGAAAGCCAAGGCCTGGGGATGGGCGAGGGTGTCGGCGCTATTAAAACAACTACGGAGGTTCTGCGCTCCGCGCAGAATGACGGCGCGTTTGTGGGGTGCGGGAGGGAGGTGTACGGGAGCGCGGGCGGTAGGCGACGGCGGATGCGTTAGGTGATGGTGTGATTGCGTGTGGTGACAGGCAATGGCATTAGACGAAGTGCTTGAAATAAAGTTTCAGGAAGATGCAACTTGTTGGGGATTGTTGCGTTTGAGGGGGAGTATAGTCTGGCTCAATCGGTTCGATATCGCCTGCGGGATTGGTGTGCGCGGGGGAAGCCGGGGTCTGGCGGAGGATACGCATGATCGATGGTCGGCGGAGTTTGAGGATCGGTGCGATGGGTTTGGGCTCGGCGATGCTGCTGGGGGGATGCAGTGGGAGCGGCAATAGTGGGTCGACTGGTGGTGGGCCGGTCTTATCGCCGACGGTTGCGGTGACGGGCGGGGCGAGTACTCGGCTGGGCGGGACGACGCAGTTCGCGGCTACGGTGGCGAATACGAACAATTTGTCGGTGACCTGGCAGGTCAATGGGACGACGGGTGGGTCGAGCGCGAATGGAATGATCACGTCGACGGGGACTTATACGGCTCCGGCGACGCTGCCGAGTCCGAATACGGTGACGATCAGTGCGGTGAGTGCGGCTTCGGCTTCCGCGGTTGGGACTTTGAGTGAGGCTGTGTGGAATCCGGTGCCGGTGGTGACGGCGGCGGCGGCTACGCAGACGGGGACCGCTTCTACGGTGATGATCGATGTGAAGGGTACATCGTTTGTGAGTGGGGCGCAGATCCAGGTGGGTGGAGCTTCTGTGACGACTACGGCGGTGTCCAGCACGGAGCTGCAGGCGAGTGTGGCGGCTACGACAGCGGCGAGTTTGGCTGTGGACGTCTGGAATCCCGATCCGGGGGCGGCGGCTTCTACCGTATCCCAAGTGGCGATCTCAGTGGTGAAGGTGCCGGTGGCGGCTGCGTCTCGGCTGCTGGATCAGGCTACGTTTGGGCCGACGCTGGCGGATATCCAGCATGTGCAGACGGTGGGGCTGGATGGGTATCTGACGGAGCAGTTTGCGACTCCGGCGACGGTGCTGGCGGATGTACCAAATCCGCAGCCGGCGACCTGCACGAACGTTCCGGCAAACTGTGCGCAGAGCGAGTGGTGGCAGGCGGCGTTGACGGGGCAGGATCAGTTGCGGGAGCGTGTGGCGTTCGCGCTGGCGGAGATGTTTGTGATCTCTTCCAACTCCGTGAATGGGTACACGATCACGCCGTATCAAAACCTGCTGACGAAGGATGCGTTTGGGAACTTCTCGACCGTGATGAAGGATGTCACTCTTTCGACCGGGATGGGCGCGTACCTGAACATGCTGAACAGCTATAAGCCGGGCAATGGGCAGATTGCGAATGAGAACTACTCGCGCGAGAACATGCAGTTGTTCACGATCGGGATCAACGAACTGAATGAGGATGGGACGGCGACACTGGATGGCTCCGGCAACATGATTCCGGCGTATACGCAGGCGCAGGTGCAGGCGTTTGCGCGGGCTTATACGGGATGGACGTATGCGACTGCAACGGGTGGCTCGCCGACAAAGTATCCGAATGGGACGGCGAACTTCGATATGCCGATGGCGGCGGTGGAGAGCGCGCATGACGTGACGGCGAAGGTGCTGCTGAATGGGACGACTCTGCCTGCGAACCAGACGGCCGAGCAGGACCTGGATGGAGCGTTGGCGAATCTATTTGCACATAAGAACGTCGGTCCGTTTGTGTGCAAGCAGTTGATTCAGCATCTGGTGGCAAGCAATCCGAGCGGGGCTTATGTGAAGCGGGTCGCGACGGTGTTCGCGGATAACGGGAGCGGGGTTCGCGGGGATTTGAAGGCTGTGGTTTATGCGATTTTGATGGACCCGGAGGCTCGTGCAGGGGATACGAATACGGCTGCCGAGGGCGGGCATCTGAGGGAGCCGGTGCTCTATCTGGCGAATGTGATGCGTGGGCTGGGGTACTCGAACACGGACCCGAATGGGTACTATGCGACGCTGAGCAACTACTCGGGGAACCTGAGCGAGAAGCCGTATGCGGCGGGGAGTGTGTTCAACTTCTTTCCGCCGAGCTATGTGATTCCGGGGACGACGGTGAATGCGCCGGAGTTCTCTTTGGAGAATACGGCGAGCGCGGTGTTGAGGCTGACGCTGGCGAACAGCCTGGTCTACAACGGGATCAGCGGCTTCACGGTGGATCTGAGCGCGACGAGTGCGCTGGGGATCATGGCTTCGAAGACGGGGAATGCGGCGACCGATAGCGGCAATCTTGTAGACGCTCTGGGGACGATCTTCATGCATGGGCAGATGCCGACCAATATGCGGACGGCGATTGTGAACCATGTGATGACGTTGACGAATATTCCGCAGCGGGTAAGAGTGGCGACTTATCTGGTGATTACCAGTTCGGGGTACAAGGTGATGCATTAGGGCAGTGGTGGGGCAGTGTAAAGGCAGTATGGAGC is a window of Granulicella tundricola MP5ACTX9 DNA encoding:
- the hpnE gene encoding hydroxysqualene dehydroxylase HpnE, producing the protein MKPDVVVVGAGLAGLAAATALAEDGASVAVIERRPEVGGRVYSYEHPALGEVLDSQHVLLGCCTNLVDLCDWCGSGELIRWYDELTFLETNGNKSVMKPGILPAPSHQTLSFLRAPMLGVKDKVGIARGLMEFLRGYPEGDEESFATWLVRTGQTERAKRHFWEPVVVGALNDGFEQCSTKYAGKVFHETFLKSAEGGRLGIPKVPLTEFLAPIRRKAEELGVEFVKASVEELLQVDGGWVVKGGEVEVEAYAVVVATNFKEARKLVPGMADGPFVSAPITTVHLWYDRDVTGLDHAVLLDTRIQWVFAKSRIRGWTEGCYLELTISASWAELGMGREEILSSALRELEIFFPAVRGARLLKSGVLKEARATFSVTPGLDKFRPEQRTEWPGLYLAGDWTRTEWPSTMEGAVRSGRLAAGALRGELLRYMSPELAAGGLMKWLSTSRPALSRA
- the hpnC gene encoding squalene synthase HpnC, which produces MEATVFDLTGAPAEYAMPAVRPTLEEAQAWCRHLATSHYENFHVATWFLPKRIRPYFESIYAFSRTADDLGDEVADKDTATRLLTTWEQMLDECYEAPERSVHPVFVALRKTIDETQVPKQLFADLIHAFLQDQLMTHYESMEGLLGYSKLSANPVGRLVLWVSGYHDEERALLSDKVCTALQLINFWQDVVEDWERGRRYLPIAEMQRFGVVDCLIAERRFTPEFAAMMTYLAGYAGEMLKQGGAVSGTVDRELGVTLKLFVKGGEAALGGIVAQGYDVLRARPSVSKMTKMKLLGGALAGKLAGAVFGAGTRG
- a CDS encoding DUF1800 domain-containing protein, with amino-acid sequence MIDGRRSLRIGAMGLGSAMLLGGCSGSGNSGSTGGGPVLSPTVAVTGGASTRLGGTTQFAATVANTNNLSVTWQVNGTTGGSSANGMITSTGTYTAPATLPSPNTVTISAVSAASASAVGTLSEAVWNPVPVVTAAAATQTGTASTVMIDVKGTSFVSGAQIQVGGASVTTTAVSSTELQASVAATTAASLAVDVWNPDPGAAASTVSQVAISVVKVPVAAASRLLDQATFGPTLADIQHVQTVGLDGYLTEQFATPATVLADVPNPQPATCTNVPANCAQSEWWQAALTGQDQLRERVAFALAEMFVISSNSVNGYTITPYQNLLTKDAFGNFSTVMKDVTLSTGMGAYLNMLNSYKPGNGQIANENYSRENMQLFTIGINELNEDGTATLDGSGNMIPAYTQAQVQAFARAYTGWTYATATGGSPTKYPNGTANFDMPMAAVESAHDVTAKVLLNGTTLPANQTAEQDLDGALANLFAHKNVGPFVCKQLIQHLVASNPSGAYVKRVATVFADNGSGVRGDLKAVVYAILMDPEARAGDTNTAAEGGHLREPVLYLANVMRGLGYSNTDPNGYYATLSNYSGNLSEKPYAAGSVFNFFPPSYVIPGTTVNAPEFSLENTASAVLRLTLANSLVYNGISGFTVDLSATSALGIMASKTGNAATDSGNLVDALGTIFMHGQMPTNMRTAIVNHVMTLTNIPQRVRVATYLVITSSGYKVMH
- a CDS encoding phytoene/squalene synthase family protein; the encoded protein is MIAANVAEAYAFCRGVAKREAKNFYWSFRVLPKAKSDAMCAVYAFMRRADDIADDETMPVAQRRVVMAEWLAAWRLVRETGAGDDPVFVALGDAQRRFGIGDELLEDLVRGTSMDLEEGQGAAGGAVKLGDGLEGYETFEDLYRYCYLVASVVGLVCIKIFGYRDARAELLAERTGVAFQLTNILRDVKEDVERGRVYLPQSLLGEFQVSNGDVVALAGGREMRPNDRAMISALSVQAWEYYASARELLPLIDKDSRAALWVLVEIYSRLLQKIDARHGDVFSKRVSVPTGEKMMALVRGAGMAARNRI